One genomic window of Solanum stenotomum isolate F172 chromosome 9, ASM1918654v1, whole genome shotgun sequence includes the following:
- the LOC125877973 gene encoding cysteine-rich receptor-like protein kinase 19 translates to MFSKRLFSFLFLLVLPFSSSSDTTSWIKSGFWWAGSVFPTPEIPTMYTHLHVAFAHINTSNFEVYINNSDEPYISTFTKTVKQNNPSVITLLSIWGASDESPDFFAMTSEFSRRKSFITSSIKTARLYGFQGLDLNGVYPNTAANMTNMRTFIEEWRTTINSESNNSLILTMGAYYSPMLDPSMKYPVETIVRNFDWVHLRSYDYYLPSKNNVTRAHSALYDPSSTQNTDYGIKEWIKNGLPANKIVIGLAYHGYAWTLENPNHNMVGSPARGPAITSDGSSINYRNIKGYMKSDGAILVYNSTYVVNYVTNGPLWIGYDDVEAIRTKVSYAKDKGLRGFAAFQIPNDDVDWELSKAASDEEEEDHRGSKRRLLAVLLPTITITIIVISSILCILKKKTVRSEGIEELNERVIGRNLKVFSFDQIKEATNNFSIKNKIGEGGYGPVYKGRSSDGQEIAVKRLSEYSKQGVEEFQNEVSLASKLQHVNVLQLQGFCIEKEEKILIYEYMSNRSLDFYLYDPVKSLKLDWETRVCIIEGVTQGLLYLQEYSTFTVIHRDLKASNILLDDQMKPRISDFGIARLFQKDEKEASTGKIVGTYGCVPPEYVKRGVYSRKYDVYSFGVLLLQILGGKKNSCEYGIENNLNLLEYAYELWQKDNGVDFIDPSLQDDFRISKQVRYMQVALLCVQEKWEDRPSMLEVYSMLKNEIEVLPNPKVPAFSKNKDDIAKETLVTVELDCSENSLTISQLIAR, encoded by the exons ATGTTTTCGAAAAGGCTATTCTCCTTCCTCTTTCTACTTGTTCTTCCTTTTTCGAGTTCTTCAGATACAACATCTTGGATAAAATCCGGGTTCTGGTGGGCTGGCAGTGTGTTTCCAACACCTGAAATTCCTACTATGTACACACATCTTCATGTTGCCTTTGCACATATCAACACTTCGAATTTCGAGGTTTACATAAATAACTCTGATGAACCATATATCTCAACCTTTACCAAAACTGTGAAACAAAATAATCCATCAGTTATAACACTTCTATCCATATGGGGTGCAAGTGATGAATCCCCTGACTTCTTCGCGATGACTAGTGAATTTTCGCGTAGAAAATCATTCATCACAAGTTCAATAAAAACTGCTCGACTATATGGCTTTCAAGGGCTTGATCTTAATGGTGTCTACCCAAATACAGCTGCAAACATGACTAATATGAGAACATTCATTGAAGAGTGGCGAACAACGATTAATTCTGAGTCCAACAATTCATTGATCTTAACTATGGGAGCATACTATTCACCAATGCTAGATCCATCGATGAAATATCCAGTAGAAACAATTGTTAGAAACTTCGATTGGGTTCATCTCAGATCATATGACTATTATTTGCCTTCAAAAAACAATGTTACACGAGCACATTCAGCTTTATATGATCCATCAAGCACGCAAAATACAGATTATGGTATAAAGGAATGGATCAAGAATGGCTTACCAGCCAATAAAATTGTTATAGGCTTAGCATACCATGGTTATGCGTGGACGCTTGAGAATCCAAATCATAACATGGTAGGCTCACCTGCAAGAGGTCCAGCAATAACAAGCGATGGATCATCGATAAATTACAGAAACATCAAGGGATATATGAAAAGTGATGGAGCCATACTTGTCTATAACTCAACTTATGTTGTGAACTATGTTACTAATGGACCACTTTGGATTGGTTATGATGATGTTGAAGCTATAAGAACTAAAGTTTCTTACGCGAAGGATAAGGGGCTTCGTGGTTTTGCTGCATTCCAAATTCCTAACGATGATGTCGATTGGGAGCTTTCAAAAGCAG CCtcagacgaagaagaagaagaccatCGCGGTAGCAAGAGAAGGTTACTTGCAGTTCTTTTGCCAACGATCACGATCACCATTATCGTAATAAGTTCAATACTTTGtatcttaaaaaagaaaactgtAAGATCTGAAG GTATCGAGGAATTGAACGAAAGAGTTATAGGTCGTAATCTTAAAGTTTTCAGCTTTGATCAAATAAAAGAAGCTACAAACAATTTCTCCATAAAAAACAAGATTGGAGAGGGAGGCTATGGACCTGTTTATAAG GGAAGGTCAAGTGATGGACAGGAAATCGCAGTAAAACGTCTTTCAGAATACTCCAAGCAAGGAGTAGAAGAGTTTCAGAATGAGGTCTCACTTGCTTCAAAGTTGCAACATGTCAATGTTCTACAACTTCAGGGATTTTGCAtcgaaaaagaagagaaaatactGATTTATGAGTACATGTCAAACAGAAGTTTGGATTTCTACCTTTATG ACCCCGTGAAGAGCCTGAAATTAGACTGGGAGACGCGTGTTTGTATTATAGAAggagttactcaaggactatTATACCTCCAAGAGTACTCAACATTCACAGTAATTCACAGAGACTTGAAAGCTAGCAACATTTTACTAGACGACCAGATGAAGCCAAGAATCTCAGATTTCGGTATAGCTAGACTATTCCAGAAAGACGAAAAAGAAGCAAGCACTGGAAAGATTGTTGGGACTTA TGGTTGTGTTCCTCCAGAGTATGTTAAACGAGGCGTATACTCCAGGAAATATGATGTTTATAGCTTCGGAGTCCTGTTGTTGCAAATCCTTGGTGGAAAGAAGAATTCATGTGAATATGGAATCGAGAACAATTTGAATCTTCTTGAATAT GCATATGAACTTTGGCAAAAAGACAATGGAGTGGATTTCATTGATCCATCACTGCAAGATGATTTTCGAATAAGTAAACAAGTGAGATACATGCAAGTTGCACTATTATGTGTTCAAGAAAAATGGGAAGACAGACCATCCATGTTGGAGGTATACTCCATGctcaaaaatgaaattgaagtcTTGCCAAATCCTAAAGTTCCTGCCTTTTCCAAGAATAAAGACGATATCGCAAAAGAGACTTTAGTCACAGTTGAACTAGATTGTTCGGAAAATAGTCTCACTATTTCCCAACTTATAGCTCGTTAA
- the LOC125877975 gene encoding putative cysteine-rich receptor-like protein kinase 33, whose translation MSSKRLFSFLFLLVLPFSSSSDTTSWIKSGFWYAGSVFPTPEIPTMYTHLYVAFAHINTSNFEVFINNSDEPYISTFTKTVKQNNPSVITLLSIWGGSDESPDFFAMTSEFSRRKSFITSSIKTARLYGFQGLDLHGVNPNTAANMTNMRTFIEEWRTAINFESNNSLILTMGAHYSPMLIDQLMKYPVETIVKNFDWVHLRTYDYYLPSKNSVTRAHSALYDPSSTQNTDYGIKEWIKNGLPANKIVIGLAYHGYAWTLVNPNHNMIGSPAICPAITNDGSSMNYRTIKGYMKNSGAIPVYNSTYVVNYVTIGSLWIGYDDVEAIRIKVSYAKDKGLRGFAAFQIPNDDVDWELSKAASDYEVEDHRGSKRRLLAILLPTITITIIVISSILCILKKKTVRAEGIEELNERVIGRNLKVLSFDQIKEATNNFSIKNKIGEGGYGPVYKGRLSDGQEIAVKRLSEYSKQGVEEFQNEVSLASKLQHVNVLQLQGFCIEKEEKILIYEYMSNRSLDFYLYDPVKSLKLDWETRVRIIEGVTQGLLYLQEYSTFTVIHRDLKASNILLDDQMKPRISDFGIARLFQKDEKEASTGKIVGTYGCVPPEYVKRGVYSRKYDVYSFGVLLLQILGGKKNSCEYGIENDLNLLEYAYELWQKGNGVDFIDPSLQDDFLISKQVRYMQVALLCVQEKWEDRPSMLEVFSMLKKEIEVLPNPKVPAFSKNKEDIAKETLVTVELACSENSLTISQLIAR comes from the exons ATGTCTTCGAAAAGGCTATTCTCCTTCCTCTTTCTACTTGTTCTTCCTTTTTCGAGTTCTTCAGATACAACATCTTGGATAAAATCCGGGTTCTGGTATGCTGGCAGTGTGTTTCCAACACCTGAAATTCCTACTATGTACACACATCTTTATGTTGCCTTTGCACATATCAACACTTCGAATTTCGAGGTTTTCATAAATAACTCTGATGAACCATATATCTCAACCTTTACCAAAACTGTGAAACAAAATAATCCATCAGTTATAACACTTCTATCCATATGGGGTGGAAGTGATGAATCCCCTGACTTCTTCGCGATGACTAGTGAATTTTCGCGTAGAAAATCATTCATCACAAGTTCAATAAAAACTGCTCGACTATATGGATTTCAAGGGCTTGATCTTCATGGTGTCAATCCAAATACAGCTGCAAACATGACTAATATGAGAACATTCATTGAAGAGTGGCGAACAGCGATTAATTTTGAGTCCAACAATTCATTGATCTTGACTATGGGAGCACACTATTCACCAATGTTAATAGATCAATTGATGAAATATCCAGTAGAAACAATTGTTAAAAACTTCGATTGGGTTCATCTCAGAACATATGACTATTATTTGCCTTCAAAAAACAGCGTTACACGAGCACATTCAGCTTTATATGATCCATCAAGCACGCAAAATACAGATTATGGTATAAAGGAATGGATCAAGAATGGCTTACCAGCCAATAAAATTGTTATAGGCTTAGCATACCATGGTTATGCGTGGACGCTTGTGAATCCAAATCATAACATGATAGGCTCACCTGCAATATGTCCAGCAATAACAAACGATGGATCATCGATGAATTACAGAACCATCAAGGGATATATGAAAAATTCTGGAGCCATACCTGTCTATAACTCAACTTATGTTGTGAACTATGTTACTATTGGATCATTATGGATTGGTTATGATGATGTCGAGGCTATAAGAATTAAAGTTTCTTACGCGAAGGATAAGGGGCTTCGTGGTTTTGCTGCATTCCAAATTCCTAACGATGATGTCGATTGGGAGCTTTCAAAAGCAG CCTCAGACTACGAAGTAGAAGACCATCGCGGTAGCAAGAGAAGGTTACTAGCAATTCTTTTGCCAACGATCACGATCACCATTATCGTAATAAGTTCAATACTTTGtatcttaaaaaagaaaactgtAAGAGCTGAAG GTATCGAGGAATTGAACGAAAGAGTTATAGGTCGTAATCTTAAAGTTTTAAGCTTTGATCAAATAAAAGAAGCTACAAACAATTTCTCCATCAAAAACAAGATTGGAGAGGGAGGCTATGGACCTGTTTATAAG GGAAGGTTAAGTGATGGACAGGAAATCGCAGTAAAACGTCTTTCAGAATACTCCAAGCAAGGAGTAGAAGAGTTTCAGAATGAGGTCTCACTTGCTTCAAAGTTGCAACATGTCAATGTTCTACAACTTCAGGGATTTTGCAtcgaaaaagaagagaaaatactGATTTATGAGTACATGTCAAACAGAAGTTTGGATTTCTACCTTTATG ACCCCGTGAAGAGCCTGAAATTAGACTGGGAGACGCGAGTACGTATTATAGAAGGGGTTACTCAAGGACTATTATACCTCCAAGAGTACTCAACATTCACAGTAATTCACAGAGACTTGAAAGCTAGCAACATTTTACTAGACGACCAGATGAAGCCAAGAATCTCAGATTTCGGTATAGCTAGACTATTCCAGAAAGACGAAAAAGAAGCAAGCACTGGAAAGATTGTTGGGACTTA TGGTTGTGTTCCTCCAGAGTATGTTAAACGAGGCGTATACTCCAGGAAATATGATGTTTATAGCTTCGGAGTCCTGCTGTTGCAAATCCTTGGTGGAAAGAAGAATTCATGTGAATATGGCATCGAGAACGATTTGAATCTTCTTGAATAC GCATATGAACTTTGGCAAAAAGGCAATGGAGTGGATTTCATTGATCCATCACTGCAAGATGATTTTCTAATAAGTAAACAAGTGAGATACATGCAAGTTGCACTATTATGTGTTCAAGAAAAATGGGAAGACAGACCATCCATGTTGGAGGTATTCTCCATGCtcaaaaaggaaattgaagtcTTGCCAAATCCTAAAGTTCCTGCCTTTTCCAAGAACAAAGAAGATATCGCGAAAGAGACTTTAGTCACAGTTGAACTAGCTTGTTCGGAAAATAGTCTCACTATTTCCCAACTTATAGCTCGTTAA